One Trichomycterus rosablanca isolate fTriRos1 chromosome 12, fTriRos1.hap1, whole genome shotgun sequence DNA window includes the following coding sequences:
- the si:dkey-10c21.1 gene encoding uncharacterized protein si:dkey-10c21.1, which produces MEIIKANKPKLIRWLRGDELILQHVQSRNLITANEYDMVNSIPDPSQKTTKILDLMLGKGDGICRAFLEMLKDDDVNESSPELKKWIATVDTSSSAHSSACSSSVAVPNNTGQSTSTTVNIQAHGGSNVNAPVMCSNNIKTLNTNINMNPTSQTSLDDKLISDSEEFLRKNQYNLVQRVKNVAEIVDQLNFRREMMANVQAEPTDQKKMRNVLEYTNSRTASDLLIEVLMKHDPDLMKELTST; this is translated from the exons GGCGAATAAACCAAAGCTCATCAGGTGGTTACGCGGGGACGAGTTAATTTTGCAGCATGTCCAGTCCAGGAATCTAATTACTGCGAATGAGTACGATATGGTGAACAGTATCCCAGATCCTAGTCAGAAAACTACAAAAATCTTGGATCTGATGTTGGGAAAAGGTGACGGGATTTGTCGGGCCTTCCTGGAAATGTTAAAAGATGATGATGTGAATGAATCCAGCCCAGAGCTCAAGAAATGGATAGCTACAGTAGATACCTCCTCATCCGCCCACTCATCCGCCTGCTCCTCCTCAG TGGCAGTTCCAAACAACACTGGCCAAAGCACAA GTACTACAGTGAATATCCAAGCACATGGTGGCAGCAACGTTAATGCTCCTGTAATGTGTAGCAACAACATAAAAACCCTCAACACCAATATAAATATGAATCCAACTTCCCAAACATCGCTGGATGACAAACTGATTAGTG ACAGCGAAGAGTTTTTGAGAAAGAACCAATATAACCTCGTTCAGAGAGTAAAAAATGTGGCCGAAATCGTCGATCAGCTCAACTTCAGGAGAGAGATGATGGCAAACGTGCAGGCCGAGCCAACAGACCAAAAGAAAATGAGAAACGTTTTGGAGTACACCAACAGCAGGACCGCTAGTGATCTTCTGATCGAGGTCTTGATGAAACATGATCCTGATCTGATGAAGGAACTGACCAGCACCTAA